Proteins encoded in a region of the Benincasa hispida cultivar B227 chromosome 2, ASM972705v1, whole genome shotgun sequence genome:
- the LOC120071938 gene encoding uncharacterized protein LOC120071938 isoform X2, whose product MKFSGCKISRWGIDGLVGSKFNKCENQCRPNGSEPLPKDIVVTASNLEMRPLWGASKRSYQNPVNSSGNLFAMAVGIKQKDLVNKMVTKFLSSDFAVMLFHYDGIVDEWREFDWSNRVVHVTAVNQTKWWFAKRFLHPDIVAEYNYIFLWDEDLGVDNFNPEQYVHIIDSEGLEISQPALDPYKSEVHHQITARGRRSTVHRRTFRPSNGGKGCDDNSTAPPCTGWIEMMAPVFSRAAWRCVWYMIQNDLIHAWGLDMQLGYCAQGDRTKNVGVVDSEYVIHYGRPTLGGPEENETSSKSNVKDHRADVRRQSYIELDVFRKRWQKAAEQDECWHDPYPETVEGNTS is encoded by the exons ATGAAGTTCTCCGGTTGT AAAATATCTAGATGGGGCATAGATGGTTTAGTCGGTTCAAAGTTCAATAAATGTGAG aaTCAATGTAGGCCAAATGGAAGTGAGCCGCTACCTAAAGACATTGTTGTCACTGCATCTAACTTGGAAATGCGGCCGCTATGGGGTGCATCAAAGCGTTCTTATCAG AATCCAGTTAACTCATCAGGTAACTTATTTGCCATGGCCGTTGGGATTAAACAAAAGGATCTTGTGAATAAAATGGTAACAAAG TTTCTTTCTAGTGACTTTGCTGTGATGCTTTTCCATTATGATGGTATCGTGGATGAGTGGAGGGAGTTTGATTGGAGTAATCGGGTAGTACATGTAACTGCAGTCAATCAAACTAAGTG GTGGTTTGCCAAGCGCTTCTTACATCCTGATATTGTAGCAGAATATAATTACATCTTTCTTTGGGATGAGGACCTTGGAGTTGATAATTTCAATCCTGAACA GTATGTACATATTATTGACAGTGAAGGACTTGAGATATCACAACCAGCACTTGATCCATACAAATCAGAGGTGCACCATCAAATTACTGCACGTGGGAGGCGATCGACAGTGCACAG GAGGACTTTTAGACCTAGCAATGGTGGAAAAGGTTGTGATGACAACAGTACAGCCCCTCCCTGCACTGG ATGGATAGAAATGATGGCCCCGGTTTTTTCCCGAGCTGCATGGCGTTGTGTTTGGTATATGATCCAG AATGATTTGATCCATGCTTGGGGCTTGGATATGCAACTGGGATATTGTGCACAG GGTGATCGAACGAAGAATGTTGGTGTCGTTGACTCCGAGTATGTTATCCATTATGGAAGGCCTACACTTGGTGGTCCAGAAGAAAATGAG ACATCTTCCAAGTCTAATGTTAAGGATCATAGAGCTGAT GTAAGAAGGCAGTCCTACATTGAATTAGATGTATTTAGAAAAAGATGGCAAAAGGCTGCTGAGCAAGATGAGTGCTGGCATGATCCGTACCCAGAGACAGTAGAGGGTAACACTTCATAA
- the LOC120071938 gene encoding uncharacterized protein LOC120071938 isoform X1, whose amino-acid sequence MKFSGCLPLLSEQKSRNSCLCSLLPTASLICLVLFVGSVYVAPDYREKISRWGIDGLVGSKFNKCENQCRPNGSEPLPKDIVVTASNLEMRPLWGASKRSYQNPVNSSGNLFAMAVGIKQKDLVNKMVTKFLSSDFAVMLFHYDGIVDEWREFDWSNRVVHVTAVNQTKWWFAKRFLHPDIVAEYNYIFLWDEDLGVDNFNPEQYVHIIDSEGLEISQPALDPYKSEVHHQITARGRRSTVHRRTFRPSNGGKGCDDNSTAPPCTGWIEMMAPVFSRAAWRCVWYMIQNDLIHAWGLDMQLGYCAQGDRTKNVGVVDSEYVIHYGRPTLGGPEENETSSKSNVKDHRADVRRQSYIELDVFRKRWQKAAEQDECWHDPYPETVEGNTS is encoded by the exons ATGAAGTTCTCCGGTTGT TTGCCCTTGCTTTCTGAGCAAAAAAGTAGGAATTCATGTCTTTGTAGCCTTCTTCCAACTGCTTCTTTGATTTGTCTTGTATTGTTTGTGGGGAGTGTATATGTAGCACCAGACTATAGGGAG AAAATATCTAGATGGGGCATAGATGGTTTAGTCGGTTCAAAGTTCAATAAATGTGAG aaTCAATGTAGGCCAAATGGAAGTGAGCCGCTACCTAAAGACATTGTTGTCACTGCATCTAACTTGGAAATGCGGCCGCTATGGGGTGCATCAAAGCGTTCTTATCAG AATCCAGTTAACTCATCAGGTAACTTATTTGCCATGGCCGTTGGGATTAAACAAAAGGATCTTGTGAATAAAATGGTAACAAAG TTTCTTTCTAGTGACTTTGCTGTGATGCTTTTCCATTATGATGGTATCGTGGATGAGTGGAGGGAGTTTGATTGGAGTAATCGGGTAGTACATGTAACTGCAGTCAATCAAACTAAGTG GTGGTTTGCCAAGCGCTTCTTACATCCTGATATTGTAGCAGAATATAATTACATCTTTCTTTGGGATGAGGACCTTGGAGTTGATAATTTCAATCCTGAACA GTATGTACATATTATTGACAGTGAAGGACTTGAGATATCACAACCAGCACTTGATCCATACAAATCAGAGGTGCACCATCAAATTACTGCACGTGGGAGGCGATCGACAGTGCACAG GAGGACTTTTAGACCTAGCAATGGTGGAAAAGGTTGTGATGACAACAGTACAGCCCCTCCCTGCACTGG ATGGATAGAAATGATGGCCCCGGTTTTTTCCCGAGCTGCATGGCGTTGTGTTTGGTATATGATCCAG AATGATTTGATCCATGCTTGGGGCTTGGATATGCAACTGGGATATTGTGCACAG GGTGATCGAACGAAGAATGTTGGTGTCGTTGACTCCGAGTATGTTATCCATTATGGAAGGCCTACACTTGGTGGTCCAGAAGAAAATGAG ACATCTTCCAAGTCTAATGTTAAGGATCATAGAGCTGAT GTAAGAAGGCAGTCCTACATTGAATTAGATGTATTTAGAAAAAGATGGCAAAAGGCTGCTGAGCAAGATGAGTGCTGGCATGATCCGTACCCAGAGACAGTAGAGGGTAACACTTCATAA